A window of Chryseobacterium aquaeductus genomic DNA:
CCGCGGCGTAAATGTAAAAGGAACCAACATGAAAATGGCGGAAGTCTGCGAAGTTTTCAAAGATGCCGGAATGGAAGATGTGGTTTCGGTTTTAGCATCAGGAAATATTATTTTTTCAGCTAATAGAAAAGCGGAAGATTTGAAATTTATTTTGGAAAAAGCAATGTCTGAACATTTTAATTATGATGCTTTTTTGTTTATCAAATCTGAAGAAGAGATTGAAAACTTCTGGAAATCAAACCCTTTTAATAAAAATGAAAATTTGCATGTTTATACTTTTATAGGAAATAATAATGTTGAAAATGTATTGATGAAAGAATTTGAAGCTGCTTCAAAAACTGACAATGAGGATGCAAAAATCGTTAATGAAAATTTTTATTGGCAGATTCCAAAAGGAAATACTTTAGATTTTACTTTCGGGAAAATTTTAGGCAGAAAGAATATGAAAGATCAGTTTACAAGCAGAAATATTAATACTTTTGAGAAGATTTTGAAAAAAATAGCCACGAATTCACAAATTTGATCGGTTGTAAATTTTTTTTTATTTATTCCTTCCCGCCTCAATCACATGATAAAATTAGTGTATTCGTGGCAAAAACAATCACTAAAATTCTCTTAAATATTAAAAATATTAGCGGAATAAAAAATTTCCACTTCTGAAACTTTATAAGTATTTTTACTGAACTTTTTAATTAAAAAAAATGATTCAGTATTTAGACAACATACAACACAAAGATTCAAAAAACTTTTTCTTAATTGCAGGACCATGCATCATCGAAGGTGAAGACATGGCATTGAGAATTGCTGAAAAAGTGATTGAACTGACCAATAAATACAATATTCCTTATATTTTTAAAGGAAGTTTCAAAAAAGCTAACAGAAGCAGAGTAGATTCTTTTACCACAATTGGTGAAGAAAAATCTCTCGAAATTCTTAAAAAAGTTGGGGAGACTTTCAACATTCCTACAACAACTGATATTCACGAAAATGATCACGCAGCTTTAGCAGCGCAATATGTTGATGTTTTACAGATTCCTGCATTCTTGGTTCGTCAGACCGATTTATTAATCGCTGCCGCAAAAACAGGAAAATGTGTTT
This region includes:
- a CDS encoding DUF1697 domain-containing protein, whose amino-acid sequence is MKYCAFLRGVNVKGTNMKMAEVCEVFKDAGMEDVVSVLASGNIIFSANRKAEDLKFILEKAMSEHFNYDAFLFIKSEEEIENFWKSNPFNKNENLHVYTFIGNNNVENVLMKEFEAASKTDNEDAKIVNENFYWQIPKGNTLDFTFGKILGRKNMKDQFTSRNINTFEKILKKIATNSQI